The DNA sequence AAacttacataattaaaaaaattcataaaaaaatatattaaaaatgcaataaaaaatgcataaaaaaatacattaaaaaaatacaataaaaaaatgcataaaaaaaattaaaaaatagcgctggccgatcggctcgccacaatggcggccagcgcatcggccagcgccctcAAATCGGCTACCCCACGCCGATTTTTTCGCCGATTTGCGGCTGGCCGTTTCCAATAGTTCgactagccgaccggctaacgatgcgaatcggctagcccaccggctagccgctattggagatgctctaataataCTATGTATTTTTAGGagtgtttaaaatattaaaaaaagttcgGTGTCCGATGCAATacaataaatgaaaagagTGTGATATGTTATTTAGTTAAAAGCTCATcattaaaacatttattttctaggCATAAAATTCTTCAATATCGTTACGATTAAGAAGcacttttttttgtaaatgtgATATACTACTCcaaagtataattttaaccCAATATGCATTGAAATTAATAGTTACAAATTGTGAtgacaagaaaaaaatttccaagCAATCCTTGGTCTAAAAGGGAAGCATTGGCATGGTCGCAAGGATGCTTTTTTGCTATGTCTGCATATTGTCAAAAAGTCAGACGTGACGCGTGAGCTTTAGATAATCATTACTACGTTGCTTGAATCAACTTGCAAGTTTTCTTATTTGGTAAATTTGTTATGGATTCAAcattgaatcatttttctcattaacaaaattatctGATTATGAGTGCTCAAATGATCTTATATCCAGCAAAGCATCcttttgattgaataaaaaacgaacaactaaaaaaagtCTTTTGATAATGTGGGAATATTTTCATTACTATTTGgtataaaaatagtatatcaTTAGATGTTTTTAAACAAAagacttaattatatttggagTATTTTTGCACTATTTTCAGACTTTTTAACcaatatcaattttttgttttaaggaatactactattttacaATGTTTAATGGAGCAGGTACTTCTCTTCTCTATTCACattccacgaaaaatagtctcatctttctatttttatctgTCTACTAAAATTAGTCGCATACTAAGAATGGAAAGTTATTCTCAATTTATgcttactattttttatctttaactCTAATACTTTACTCGATTTATATTGATATCTCTCGtcctttaccaatttttcgtCAAAACTCATGTTGTCCGCCAATAAAACTGTTTTTGGTGgatgatattatttatttaatttcttattcatttctctcatactccatttattctcaatttaattttgtttaaaaataaatttaaaagaaataataataagttaatTTTTCTTTGCAGAAATATGCTTTTAGATAAAATGAACCCGATGTGCTTAAATAAAAATCCCTCCACTCTACATGGACAGAGCCATATATATGGTGCTCACTAGGGACTTGAGCCCTCATCTAaactactatttttaatttatttttgttctataaaatttttatatatttatccaaatttaacatatattactattaaattcttattaataatttaaatcatctagaattaaatttttaaatttttttttagaaaacttAACCCTTATcgataatagtagtattattttttgtatccGTCTACGAACCAAATATCTTGATTTAGTTGGTTTAACTTGCTAGTTTCACTAAACTAAGTAGGGAGTATTATGAAGCCGACATTTGACATTACTTCATTACCAACTTGGGTTCAATTACAACTCCATCATTCGACgacaaaatcaaaatgtgAGAGGATTGGAGTAGGGTTTAGGGTAGGGTCGTGGTGGTAGGGGTGCCATACATGATACAACTCTACTTTCTAGTCAAAGTTGGTGACCgccattttttgtttttacatACACATCCAATTCACCCATTAATTCACAAAGACTATGGATAttataaatgaagtaatgaacaaattcatatactactaatatgaaattagaagggaaaaaaattcaaactttcaTAGTCTCATATTTGCAATTCACAACTTTTAGCATTGATAGTGTCATTGACAATTACTCGTCATTTAGCAATGGAAATGAATAACATACGTATTAATTTCAGATTCGTTGAGGtacaattacaaaataaataaattcaaacaacACTTTTTcctaatactattattttattaagctTCTATTATGCGTAAATTTAACCGATTGTGTActatcacaaattttaaacaGTAATTAGGTagattttgaattgattttatgTACATTAGGTGGGAAATAAGTAACATGAACATGTAACAATATGTCATTAATTTGACAAGACTTTAAAATACGTGACTTGGCTAGCTCGTGATTTATCTtgtaatcattttatttaatattcataatcGCCACTCTCGATTTCCATTACCCATTTCAGTTCATGCgataatatatatatgcactAACATCTTATAAAAATCATTGATTAGATGAAGTTTCGAGAGAGAtgaagttagtagaatatttatagaaatgatAGCAAAATCGAAATAGAGGAGGTCAGTGTGACAGTGTATGGACAATCCCAGCCaccaattttgattttcaactTTAATTGTGTCAAAACTTTCGTCGTTGGGTGTAAATGTAACAAACAAGTGGAGCCCTATTCTTCAATGTCTGGAGACAAATTAAACCCTAGATCCAAGTTTACTTTGTGCTTAGTTGGTGGAATAGTTCCAACACTTGTTGCCATTGAAATCAGTAACGGGTCAAAAAAACACATACTACTTTGTAGGATTGGATAGGTTGATAGTagattgaaaaatcaaatttaacaGAAATTCATACTTACGACAGTGGAATCGACAGTCTCAATACAATcccttttaaaatatactcgtAATTCTTATTCTATATTAACTTGATGATATATCATCtcatctactccctccgtcccggctaagatggcacattgcttagccggcacgagacTTTAGGAATTATtgattaaagtgtttaattggagagagagaaggtgggtataagtattaaagtagagagataaaaaaagaagaatattttaataggagtgagaaaagtggttgagtgtattaattggagagagaaagttaccaaaaaaggaaatgtgtcatcttagttgggacaaactaaaaaagaaaacgtgttatcttaagcgggacggagggagtatataagtaTAGATTTCTATCACTTTCTATAAGGTCATCCGCATCcctgtctcttatccgtctcttaaccgtcttatctcttcactattcataggccccactgtacttttcagctcatctcttaaataagagacaacacctggATCcctcatctcttaaccatctcatcccttaactattcattcaattttattttttatttttatttccaacaaattcaattaataaaaacacactccattaaataaaataaaaattacaatttaaaggcctaaaaaataaaaaaatacataattaaaatcctaaaaaaaaattaaatttatgaataaaaaaatacataattaaaataaaaattacaatttatttttttcgaattttttaattaaaaaaataaattatgacgtcataattcaacgcccactcgcgggcgTCACGCCATCCGccagcgcgcgccacgtggcaCGCGCGCGTGGCGAgccagctcgaggccggcctcttTCAGCGACGCGAGACGAGCAGGCTCATCTCTTCGGGACGAGATGCATGCCGCATCGCCGTCTCGATGCCAGCTCGTCTCTTCGAGACGAGATAGGGACCGCAGCGAGATGCTCTGCGGATGCCCTAAGGCTCATTAAAAAGATGGATATATGACCCATTTCGAATAAGAAATTAGAGCGGATCCAAATCGATTAATCGATGATGAATGTGACTCCTTTCTAATAACCCCAATCATCCATTCAATTCATGattgaataaaagaaattactttataataaattggaaTTGCTTTTGATATTTGGATGGTGAAGATTTACGATGGATTTATTATAAAGAGTAGTGTTggtattatttaataaaaatttgttatgAAGATTATTATTgtctaataatattttgttatccTGGATTTGATCATCACGAGAAACAAAATTAGCATTTTCTAAAGTTCACCAGTTTCTGTGTGAATTCATAATACGTAATTCCTTTTCTAAAATGGATTACTTAGATAAATAGTCGAATTACGAAAACTACTTTATCCACATTTAATTGACAAATATGCGAATTATGCATACTACACACGTGATTGTAgtataatgataaaatataacaaggcattatttttaatttagaacAGAATCTATTATTCTAGTTGACCCCCACATTAAAAACTgtctctaattttttattactactagtcAACTTAGCTCTCTCTCAACTCTTAAACATACTCacaatatttatcaattaatcaatatttttttttttgcaaattagTACTTGTACTTTTTTGCCTCCTCTAAAACAGAAGTAGTATTAAACTTTTGCCATGTGAATTCACGGTGGCACCAGTCTTATAAGGTTTTTacctttataaatttattttattactccaatCTGTTCTTCAATACATATCACATATTTTCATATTGTAATATTTGTCATTATATGTTTCATTTGCTTTTTAACTCTCTCCATTCGGCAATACATAtcacatattttcatttcataataattgtgattacatggttcatttgtttttttaatatattttacaaCCAGTCTTCACATTCTAATAACttattcattcaaattttattgttaattaatatgcgctaattatatataaaaaattctcaattttcaatttccaccaattttaatctcatttttctttctctcttattcACAATAAAGgtttctctattattttatgaatgaGTTAAAACTGATCATGTCATTTGAAAATAAGTTTATTCTTtcattgcaaaaataatactcctccATCCGTCaaaaataattccataaactcatgacacaaatttttatgaaaaattaataaaataaaataaaatgtgaatataatatgagaaaaaaaatgaaaacataaatagaataatgttaATAGTTTAAAacaaactttacatttttggataatactagtatttattatggacacttcaaaaaaaattatgaacgaattagtatataaaatgaaatccaAATTCACCTATATATTAAACCTATATTACTTGACTATTTGTTAAAACCCGAcccaaattaaaacaattacaTGAACAAGTACAAGATCCATTGCTATGACTCAAAGTACAAAAACttacaaaaccaaaaaaagagAAGTGCAACTTTATCGAATATATAAGTGGACCAAGAAAACAAAGTACAAACATTTAATGAATAtccacccaaaaaaaaaaattaaaaaaaagtccaaCACTATCCCCTCTTCCTTTCACAACACCACACCCCACCGCCTCTCTTCACAAACCTACTTGCTCCCAATCCCATCTCTctccattattttattcctaCCAAATTGCATGCAGCCAATAATCCTCCCCATCCCCTAATCCCTTTCACCATATAAAATTCCCAATTCCcccaattttataaaataaaaatcatgaagCGAGAATTGGCCGAAGAAgataaacaacaacaacaccaacaaaatcaagatCACCATCCAATGTTCTCCAAGTTCCACCACCTCTCCTCCACCACCcccggtggcggcggcggcgactaCCAAGAAGCGGACAGCCACACCCCAACCAATGCCGCCGCCGACGGCGCCACCATCGAGGTCGTGCGGCGCCCCCGCGGCCGCCCCCCGGGGTCCAAGAACAAGCCGAAGCCCCCCGTGATCATCACGCGCGACGCCGCCGAGCCCGCCATGAGCCCCTACGTCCTGGAGCTCCCCGGCGGCGTGGACATCGTGGACTCCACCGCCCGCTTCTGCCGGAAAAGGAACATCGGGCTCTGCCTCCTCAGCGGCAGCGGCGCCGTCTCCAACGTGACCCTCAAGCAGCCCTCCTCCACCCCCGCCGCCACCGTCACCTTCCACGGCCGCTTCGACATCCTCTCCATCTCCGCCACCCTCCTCCCGCCCTCCGCCAACTCCCCCTCCCCCTCCTCCCccttctccctctccctcGCCGGGCCGCAGGGGCAGGTCGTCGGAGGCCACGTGGTGGGGCCCCTCATCTCCGCCGGCACGATCTACCTCGTCGCCGCCAACTTCACCAATCCGTCGTTCCACCGCCTCCAGGCGGCGGAGCACGAGGAGGACGACAACTCCGGCGGCCACGATTCGCCGAAGACGATCTCCGGCGGCGGGagcgcgccgccgccgccgacgtACAGCTATCAGGCGAACGACGTCGTGTGGGCTCCAGCGAACAGACATCAGCCGCCGCCTTACTGATTGCTTTTAATTGGATTAATATTTGCTATATTAGTTGgttttgtttaattagttTGGTTTGTGGGGAATTtttaattgcttgtgattttTCGTTGATTAATTAGCATTTTTCAgaaatttggttttttatttaacatatGAAAATGCTATGTTTGTGGGAATG is a window from the Salvia hispanica cultivar TCC Black 2014 chromosome 1, UniMelb_Shisp_WGS_1.0, whole genome shotgun sequence genome containing:
- the LOC125202741 gene encoding AT-hook motif nuclear-localized protein 28-like, with product MKRELAEEDKQQQHQQNQDHHPMFSKFHHLSSTTPGGGGGDYQEADSHTPTNAAADGATIEVVRRPRGRPPGSKNKPKPPVIITRDAAEPAMSPYVLELPGGVDIVDSTARFCRKRNIGLCLLSGSGAVSNVTLKQPSSTPAATVTFHGRFDILSISATLLPPSANSPSPSSPFSLSLAGPQGQVVGGHVVGPLISAGTIYLVAANFTNPSFHRLQAAEHEEDDNSGGHDSPKTISGGGSAPPPPTYSYQANDVVWAPANRHQPPPY